The Nitrospira lenta DNA window TTGTCATTACGACTTCCGATGGCATTGGGCTGATCCGTGATCATTCCGATCAGGAGACCCCACACTCAGGCGAGCATCAGCATGCCAACGGCGGAAATCCCCATGTGTGGATGGATCCAGAGAGCGTCGCCACGATGCTCCGGCACATTACGGCAACACTCATTTCGCTCGACCCGGCACATGCCAAGGAGTTTCGAGACAACCAAGCCGCGTATCTCCGCCAGCTGGATCAACTCCGAAAAGAGCTGTCCGAACGCGTCAAGCGGCTGCCTGATCGGCGCTTTATCGCCCACCATCCCGCCTGGCCTTACCTGGCTAGACGATTTGGATTCGATATTGTGGCTACAATTCAAGCCCAGTCCGGCACAGAACCATCGGCCCTTCAGATTCAGTCGCTCGTCGCGAAAATTAAAAAGGACCATATCAAGGTCATCGTCTCTGAAATCCAGTTGAGTCAACGGATCCCTGAGCTCTTGGCAAAAGAGACCAAAACCCACGTGATTGTCCTCACCACGCTTCCAGGCGGCCTCCCCGGCACCGAGACCTACCTCGACATGCTTCGCTATAATGTGCTCCAATTGGCCAACGCGCTGGAGGCGACCTAACAATCGCTCGGCGTGCGCTCAGCGCCGGAAGGAGCCCGTGTTCCCGTGCCCGAATCATCCAACCCGATTATCCAATTCGACCATGCGACCTTTGGCTTTCCTGGAGTGATCGCGCTCCAGGATATTTCCCTTTCCATCTGCATGGGAGAGTTTGTCGGCGTCATCGGTCCCAACGGCTCCGGCAAGACCACACTCTGCCGCGCAGTGTTGGGCCTCATGGCGCCACTGACCGGACATTTGCGTATCTTTGATTGCGCCTGCGGCGAGCTGCGCTGCCACCACCGCGCCCAGATTGGCTACCTTCCCCAGAAAGGCGTCGTAGATCGGAACTTCCCGGTCACCGTCCTTGAAACCGTGATGATGGGCCGCTACGGCACCCTAGGTCTGCTCAGACAAACGACGAAGCGGGATCAAGCCATTGCCCTCGATGCCCTCGCCCACGTGGGGATGGATGTGCATCGAGATACAGCGCTCGGCCATCTGTCCGGCGGCCAGCAACAACGCGTATTCATTGCCCGCGCCTTGGCCCAGCAGCCGAAAGTCCTCTTGCTCGATGAGCCGACCACCGGCCTCGATATCACCACCCAGCACAACGTCATTGAACTCGTTGCGCATCTGCATAAGGAACTGGGCTTGACCGTGCTCTTGATCACGCACGATATCAATATGATCCGCCCGCACGTCGACCGACTCGTGCTGCTCAAGACTCGCCTGTTTGCCGCAGGACCTCCGGCCGATGTGCTGAAGCCGGACATCCTTCGCCAAGTCTATGGAAAAGAGCTGGTCATCACCGAGAAAGATCTCGTGATCGTTGAGGACTATCACCACCATCATTGAAATGCCTGCAACCTATGATTGACCTCTTCACCTATGATTTCATGCAACGCTCACTTCTCGCGGCGGCGATGGTGGGGGGGCTCTGTTCTGTCATCGGCGTATTTGTGGTGTTGCGGGGGCTCGCCTTCGTCGGTGCTGGAACAGCCCACGCCGCGTTTGCCGGAGTAGCACTCGGCTATTTAATGGGCTGGCCGCCGCTGCTCCTGGCGATTATTTTTGGCCTGGCAACAGTATGGATCACCGGATGGGTGGAAGAGAAAGGCCGAATGAAGCTGGATGTGTCGATCGGAATTCTCTACACAACCACCATGGCGCTGGCCATCCTCTTCATTGGCCTCATGAAAACCTACAATGCTGAGGTGTATGGCTATCTGTTTGGCAGTGTGTTGTCCGTCACAAGTGAAGAACTGCGGACGATTGCCGGGCTCAGCATACTGGTACTCGGCCTGATCCTGCTTTTCTCAAAAGAGCTTTACTTCATCGCGTTTGATCAGGAAATGGCTGAAGCCTCGGGCGTACCGGCCCGTAAGATCTTTTTTCTCCTACTCACATTAGTCGCACTCACCGTCGTGATTTCCTTGAAAACGGTCGGGGCCATCCTGGTCTTTGCTATGATTCTGATCCCCGCATCCACGGCCTATCAGCTCACGCATAGCCTCCGCACGCTGACGATCTACTCCATTCTCATCGGCATCTCGACCTCGGTATCCGGCGTCCTCATCTCAGCGATCTGGGATATTCCATCAGGCCCCGCCATTGTCTTGCTGGCCACCTCCATCTTCTTTCTCGCCATCCTGTTCTCTCCAAAACGGGAGCGGCGCGTAGTTCCAGCAGCGTAGCTTACACAATCGATCTCTCTGCATTCATAGTGTAGGCCGTTGCGTACAACCTGTGTCGTAATGGAATCACTCATGAGAAGTTGCGCGAAAGTTCCGTTTCGAAAAAATCTGAAAGGACTTTGATAGCGCGAGGCTAATGAGATACATTGACTCCATTGTCCATGTTTCACTTTCCATCTGCCCTCGGCATAGGATTTGCCATCTATTCATCCAACTCATTGTCTTCTGTCTCATAAATGTACCAAGGAGAATTTGCATGCCTATGAAGCTTCATCGCTCAATCATGGCCGGTCTGCTGTTCGCAGCCCTCAGCCTGTCTATTCTTTTTAGCAATGCGGCCTTCGCACAAGACGGGAAAGATACGTTCGGCGGGATTGAACCAGGAAAATGGGTACTCGGAATGCGGGCTGGATTTGCGCCGCTCACGCAGCAACTGTCCGGGAATACCTCAACCGATGTCGGATCGCTGGTCAACTTTCAGGCGATGTATAGCCTCAATAGATGGTTGCTCGT harbors:
- a CDS encoding metal ABC transporter substrate-binding protein, with amino-acid sequence MVCAAGCCLAVFLPSQALAATPPPLNVVVTIPVLKDLTQQVGGPYVHVTSLLSGYENEHTYAPKPSDLIAVRKARVLFEVGIGLEIWVAALVKNAGSPSLVVITTSDGIGLIRDHSDQETPHSGEHQHANGGNPHVWMDPESVATMLRHITATLISLDPAHAKEFRDNQAAYLRQLDQLRKELSERVKRLPDRRFIAHHPAWPYLARRFGFDIVATIQAQSGTEPSALQIQSLVAKIKKDHIKVIVSEIQLSQRIPELLAKETKTHVIVLTTLPGGLPGTETYLDMLRYNVLQLANALEAT
- a CDS encoding metal ABC transporter ATP-binding protein; its protein translation is MPESSNPIIQFDHATFGFPGVIALQDISLSICMGEFVGVIGPNGSGKTTLCRAVLGLMAPLTGHLRIFDCACGELRCHHRAQIGYLPQKGVVDRNFPVTVLETVMMGRYGTLGLLRQTTKRDQAIALDALAHVGMDVHRDTALGHLSGGQQQRVFIARALAQQPKVLLLDEPTTGLDITTQHNVIELVAHLHKELGLTVLLITHDINMIRPHVDRLVLLKTRLFAAGPPADVLKPDILRQVYGKELVITEKDLVIVEDYHHHH
- a CDS encoding metal ABC transporter permease encodes the protein MQRSLLAAAMVGGLCSVIGVFVVLRGLAFVGAGTAHAAFAGVALGYLMGWPPLLLAIIFGLATVWITGWVEEKGRMKLDVSIGILYTTTMALAILFIGLMKTYNAEVYGYLFGSVLSVTSEELRTIAGLSILVLGLILLFSKELYFIAFDQEMAEASGVPARKIFFLLLTLVALTVVISLKTVGAILVFAMILIPASTAYQLTHSLRTLTIYSILIGISTSVSGVLISAIWDIPSGPAIVLLATSIFFLAILFSPKRERRVVPAA